From a single Labrenzia sp. PHM005 genomic region:
- a CDS encoding FAD-binding oxidoreductase: MNMISAHTPATYEGALPAAVDFAIIGGGIIGLSAALSLKECGFSVAVLEKGRVGGEQSSRNWGWIRKLGRDAAEIPLMIRAGQLWQDMETRVGASIGYREEGIIYLSRNDKEQAARYRHFETAQQFEIPVERLSAAHVEQQIQGLPGYWREGIKSPTDARVEPLLAMPAIARHAKSAGIIIRENCAVRGLEKSAGKISGVICEAGTVRAGAVLLAGGSWTGLFLERYGIRFPQLSVRASVARTRPLPSVYAGCASDPALAFRREENGGYVVALTDHSDFFLGPSAFKNTRLFAKSAWGSRGSLYLKPAAPSGFPDAWTTRRTWRDDQTSPFEKNRVLSPAPWSGLVPQLQKRIAERFPALKDVEIAEAWAGMIDTMPDTVPTIDSVPGMEGLWVASGFSGHGFGIGPAVGEVLANLMQNRETGYDLTRFRFNRFTDGSVIEPGP; encoded by the coding sequence ATGAACATGATATCCGCCCATACGCCAGCGACATATGAGGGTGCCCTTCCCGCAGCGGTCGATTTTGCAATCATTGGCGGTGGCATTATCGGTCTGTCCGCCGCGCTCTCACTCAAGGAGTGCGGCTTCAGTGTGGCCGTCCTTGAAAAAGGCCGGGTTGGCGGAGAACAATCCAGCCGCAATTGGGGTTGGATCAGAAAACTCGGCCGTGACGCGGCTGAGATTCCACTCATGATCCGGGCCGGTCAGCTCTGGCAGGATATGGAAACACGTGTCGGCGCCTCGATTGGTTACCGGGAAGAAGGCATTATCTACCTGAGCCGTAACGACAAAGAACAAGCTGCGCGCTACCGGCATTTCGAAACGGCACAGCAGTTTGAGATTCCGGTTGAACGCCTGTCCGCTGCGCATGTAGAGCAACAGATCCAAGGACTACCTGGCTACTGGAGAGAAGGCATCAAGAGCCCAACGGACGCGCGCGTCGAACCGCTCTTGGCGATGCCGGCCATAGCGCGGCATGCCAAATCCGCCGGCATCATTATTCGGGAAAACTGCGCGGTCCGGGGTCTGGAAAAATCGGCCGGCAAAATTAGCGGTGTCATTTGCGAAGCCGGAACGGTGCGCGCGGGCGCAGTCTTGCTCGCTGGCGGATCTTGGACGGGATTATTCCTGGAGCGCTATGGGATCCGGTTTCCGCAGCTGAGTGTGCGGGCAAGCGTGGCAAGAACACGTCCGTTGCCCAGTGTCTATGCTGGCTGTGCAAGCGATCCAGCCCTTGCCTTCCGCCGCGAGGAAAACGGCGGTTATGTGGTTGCCCTAACCGATCACTCAGATTTCTTTTTGGGTCCAAGCGCTTTCAAAAATACACGTCTTTTTGCCAAATCCGCCTGGGGCTCGCGCGGCAGTCTATATCTCAAACCAGCGGCGCCCTCCGGATTTCCCGACGCGTGGACGACACGCAGAACCTGGCGGGACGATCAGACTTCACCGTTTGAAAAAAACCGTGTTCTATCGCCCGCCCCCTGGTCAGGGCTCGTGCCCCAACTTCAGAAAAGGATCGCTGAACGGTTTCCGGCTTTGAAGGATGTTGAAATCGCTGAAGCTTGGGCCGGGATGATCGACACAATGCCTGACACTGTGCCAACGATTGATAGTGTCCCCGGCATGGAGGGTCTTTGGGTGGCCTCGGGGTTCAGCGGTCATGGATTTGGAATTGGCCCGGCAGTCGGCGAAGTCCTGGCAAATCTCATGCAGAACCGGGAGACTGGCTATGATTTGACCAGGTTCCGGTTTAACCGTTTTACCGATGGATCGGTCATTGAGCCGGGACCTTAA
- a CDS encoding efflux RND transporter periplasmic adaptor subunit, which translates to MRYFRYLFFIALLAALFVGWSWWSARPPKITVTEAYLGSAADVVYATAVVEPVNWAKVTSILRERIVSLCGCEGMVVKKGDELAKLDSGDARATLAELEARQSLAQSESERALQLLERRVISQHLYDRAQSELIRVNAMMAAQTERLRDYTIIAPMDGVVLRQDGAVGEVAQPGEILFWIGQPEPLQLVAEVNEEDIPKVQVGQTALVRADAFPKKDLSATVARITPKGDPVLKNYRVYLALPADTPLHIGMTAEINIVTREKQETLLVPVATLDDRTVQILSEDNTVETTEVETGITGTRTVEILSGLSHGDKVILPYRDDLTVGQKITPVPEAGQ; encoded by the coding sequence ATGAGATATTTCCGCTATCTGTTTTTCATCGCATTGCTTGCAGCCCTTTTCGTCGGGTGGAGCTGGTGGTCCGCACGTCCTCCGAAGATCACAGTCACGGAAGCATATCTGGGATCCGCGGCTGACGTTGTATACGCAACAGCCGTGGTTGAACCAGTTAACTGGGCGAAGGTAACCAGCATCCTGCGCGAACGGATCGTCTCTCTGTGCGGCTGTGAAGGCATGGTCGTCAAGAAGGGCGATGAGCTCGCCAAACTTGACAGCGGCGATGCCCGGGCAACCCTTGCCGAACTGGAAGCCCGCCAGTCCCTGGCGCAATCGGAAAGCGAACGGGCTCTGCAGCTCTTGGAGCGCCGGGTGATCAGCCAGCACCTTTATGACCGCGCCCAAAGCGAACTCATTCGGGTCAATGCCATGATGGCCGCGCAGACGGAACGGCTGCGCGATTACACAATCATTGCGCCCATGGACGGCGTTGTTCTGCGGCAGGACGGCGCTGTGGGGGAAGTGGCCCAGCCGGGGGAAATCCTGTTTTGGATCGGGCAGCCGGAACCCTTGCAGCTGGTGGCGGAAGTCAATGAAGAAGACATTCCGAAAGTGCAAGTCGGTCAGACGGCTCTGGTGCGGGCTGACGCTTTTCCGAAGAAAGATCTCTCCGCCACGGTTGCCAGAATAACGCCCAAAGGCGATCCGGTCCTGAAAAACTATCGTGTCTACCTCGCCCTTCCCGCCGACACACCGCTGCACATTGGCATGACGGCGGAGATCAACATTGTAACGCGGGAAAAACAGGAAACACTGCTGGTGCCGGTTGCCACTCTTGATGATCGCACGGTTCAAATACTTTCTGAAGACAACACTGTTGAAACGACGGAAGTTGAGACCGGGATTACCGGGACGCGCACAGTCGAAATCCTGAGTGGACTGTCTCATGGCGACAAAGTCATCCTGCCCTACCGGGATGACCTCACAGTCGGCCAGAAAATCACCCCGGTCCCTGAGGCTGGACAATGA
- a CDS encoding ABC transporter permease, giving the protein MILQLRIAATHVRNRLRQTVVSTLGVALGVGFSIAMASLMQGSQRDFMETLINAIPHVEIKDEKRTPTKQPASKVYDAVAFHGLRPLEDLRGIRNPTEALASLRDWVDGNIAQRLTGQAVLRYSGQDIGLSLIGVRPEKELMVSNIGEDIRQGSFQDLGTTSNGLVLGDKAANRLGADLGDTVTLTSANGVAKRFKIVGLFHTGITTSDEGLAYAPLKAVQILLEKPDIINSITIRLDNIKQSVDVAARAERQLGFKAISWEEANEGLMEAFFIRNIIMYTAVGGILLVAGFGIYNIISTIVHEKAKDIAILKSLGFPETDIQQIFVLEGLVIGILGALAGSALGFGLSSYLATVKFEVTTDIEMTRLPIHFSYLHYLIASALALVSAGVAGFVPARKAAALNPVDIIRGAT; this is encoded by the coding sequence ATGATCCTCCAGCTCCGCATCGCAGCCACACATGTGCGCAACCGGTTGCGGCAGACAGTTGTCTCCACGCTCGGCGTTGCGCTTGGCGTCGGCTTTTCCATTGCCATGGCATCCTTGATGCAGGGATCCCAGCGCGATTTCATGGAAACCTTGATCAACGCGATTCCGCATGTGGAGATCAAAGACGAAAAGCGGACGCCAACAAAACAGCCGGCCAGCAAAGTCTATGACGCTGTTGCATTTCACGGATTGCGGCCGTTGGAAGATTTACGCGGCATACGCAATCCAACGGAAGCGCTCGCCTCCTTACGCGATTGGGTCGATGGTAATATCGCACAGCGGCTCACAGGTCAGGCAGTCCTGCGCTACAGCGGCCAGGACATTGGCTTGTCACTGATTGGTGTCCGTCCGGAAAAGGAACTGATGGTTTCCAATATCGGTGAAGATATCCGGCAAGGCTCCTTTCAGGATCTCGGCACAACGTCCAATGGCCTAGTTCTTGGCGATAAGGCCGCAAACCGTCTGGGCGCAGATCTCGGGGACACGGTTACACTGACCTCGGCAAATGGGGTCGCGAAACGTTTCAAGATCGTCGGCCTGTTTCACACGGGCATCACGACCAGCGATGAAGGGCTCGCCTATGCCCCACTGAAAGCGGTTCAGATCCTTTTGGAAAAACCCGACATCATCAACAGCATCACCATCCGGTTGGACAACATCAAACAATCTGTCGATGTCGCGGCCCGGGCGGAACGCCAGCTCGGCTTCAAGGCAATCTCTTGGGAGGAAGCCAATGAGGGCCTGATGGAGGCGTTCTTCATCCGCAACATCATCATGTACACCGCGGTCGGCGGCATTCTGCTGGTAGCCGGATTCGGGATTTACAACATCATCTCCACCATCGTTCATGAGAAGGCCAAAGACATTGCCATCTTGAAATCCCTCGGATTTCCGGAAACTGACATTCAGCAGATTTTCGTGCTTGAAGGGCTGGTGATCGGCATACTTGGCGCGCTTGCAGGTTCGGCGCTCGGCTTTGGTCTGTCGAGTTACCTGGCAACGGTGAAATTCGAAGTCACCACCGACATTGAGATGACCCGTCTGCCGATCCATTTTTCTTATCTGCATTATCTGATCGCCAGCGCCTTGGCGCTGGTGTCTGCCGGGGTAGCTGGATTTGTGCCTGCGCGGAAAGCAGCGGCGCTCAATCCGGTCGACATCATCAGGGGTGCGACCTGA
- a CDS encoding ABC transporter ATP-binding protein, whose product MSGGKILETAPPPLLETRNLTRILPAVVPVTLVEDISMSVGAAEFVAITGPSGSGKSSLLYLLGLLDRPTSGEVLIGGRKTHDLSKSDHAQLRLEKIGFVFQFHFLLPEFTALENVLIPMQKLGALSASNQKDRAAGLLEALGLADFLHRRPAQLSGGQRQRVAVARALANAPDLILADEPTGSLDSAATEQVFASLQSIVEEQQTTVVAVTHDMDIAGRMQRRIHLVDGKIDYDRDQ is encoded by the coding sequence ATGAGCGGCGGCAAGATACTGGAAACTGCGCCTCCCCCGCTTCTGGAAACGAGGAACCTGACGCGCATCCTGCCGGCAGTTGTTCCCGTGACGCTGGTCGAAGATATTTCGATGTCTGTTGGCGCTGCCGAGTTTGTCGCGATCACCGGGCCGTCGGGTTCCGGAAAATCGTCGCTGCTCTATCTGCTTGGCCTTCTGGACCGGCCGACATCCGGCGAAGTGCTGATTGGCGGCCGCAAAACTCACGATCTTTCAAAATCCGACCACGCCCAATTGCGGCTGGAGAAGATCGGTTTTGTCTTCCAGTTTCATTTTCTCCTGCCGGAATTCACGGCCCTGGAAAATGTCCTGATCCCGATGCAGAAGCTTGGCGCCCTCTCCGCATCCAACCAGAAGGATCGGGCTGCTGGACTTTTGGAAGCGCTGGGACTGGCGGATTTCCTGCACAGGCGGCCCGCGCAGTTATCGGGCGGGCAGCGCCAGAGGGTGGCTGTTGCCAGGGCGCTCGCCAATGCTCCGGATCTGATCCTTGCGGATGAGCCAACTGGCAGTCTGGATTCCGCTGCCACCGAACAGGTGTTTGCCTCTCTGCAATCAATTGTCGAAGAACAGCAAACCACCGTCGTTGCCGTCACCCACGACATGGATATCGCAGGACGGATGCAACGCCGGATCCATCTCGTCGACGGCAAGATCGATTATGACCGCGACCAATAG
- a CDS encoding acyl-CoA thioesterase, whose protein sequence is MAMPADTNANGDIFGGWVLSQMDLAGGIAAGQRASSRVVTIAVDKMKFIRPVHVGDVLCIYTSVGRVGTSSMEIKLEAWALRHRFGGREKVTEAIFTMVAVDENGKPRPVPKEG, encoded by the coding sequence ATGGCTATGCCAGCAGATACCAACGCCAATGGCGATATTTTTGGCGGCTGGGTTCTGTCGCAAATGGACTTGGCGGGCGGGATTGCGGCCGGACAACGGGCGTCAAGTCGTGTGGTGACCATCGCGGTCGATAAGATGAAATTCATCCGGCCCGTGCATGTCGGAGATGTCTTGTGCATCTACACCAGCGTTGGCCGGGTCGGCACCAGCTCCATGGAAATCAAGCTGGAGGCTTGGGCGCTCCGGCATCGCTTCGGCGGACGCGAGAAGGTAACGGAAGCCATCTTCACCATGGTTGCCGTCGACGAAAACGGCAAACCACGTCCCGTTCCCAAAGAGGGTTGA
- a CDS encoding group III truncated hemoglobin — protein sequence MDNMSGDWDGDVFRADDAPSRQYTEVDPETIHILVHSFYGTIRSHARLGKIFETRLDGRWPEHLAKMETFWQSVLLKNGTYKGKPVPAHLKLKEVVSSDYAQWLSVFRPVTRSVFIPELADEIIIIAERIAQSLWLATFGMAGSEPPADLFSNKA from the coding sequence ATGGACAATATGAGCGGTGATTGGGATGGCGATGTCTTTCGCGCAGACGATGCGCCAAGCCGTCAATACACTGAAGTGGATCCCGAGACGATCCACATCCTCGTGCATTCATTTTATGGAACAATCCGGTCTCACGCCCGGCTCGGCAAGATTTTCGAAACTCGGCTCGACGGACGTTGGCCGGAACATCTGGCCAAGATGGAGACCTTTTGGCAGTCGGTGCTTTTGAAGAACGGGACTTACAAGGGCAAACCGGTACCGGCGCATTTGAAGCTGAAAGAAGTTGTTAGCTCAGACTATGCGCAATGGTTGAGTGTTTTCAGGCCGGTGACCCGGTCAGTCTTCATTCCGGAGCTTGCAGACGAGATCATCATCATCGCGGAGCGGATCGCGCAGAGCCTTTGGCTTGCCACTTTCGGCATGGCCGGCAGCGAACCGCCTGCGGACCTTTTTTCCAACAAAGCCTGA
- a CDS encoding Rrf2 family transcriptional regulator, with product MRLSQASDFALRILMAICQSDAPQTVDKLTLQLGLAKSHVMKIVAQLAKAGYLETTRGRGGGIRIAKSPEEIRIGEVVRLIEPDLGVVACLKDEPTSCPFLPRCALKGAMANAAEAFLDSLNAQTLDTILAGTKRI from the coding sequence ATGCGCTTGAGCCAAGCCAGCGATTTTGCCTTGAGAATTCTGATGGCAATCTGCCAATCCGACGCCCCGCAAACCGTCGATAAATTGACCCTTCAACTCGGCCTGGCCAAATCACATGTCATGAAGATCGTCGCCCAGCTCGCGAAAGCCGGTTACCTGGAAACGACTCGCGGCCGTGGCGGCGGGATCCGAATTGCCAAAAGCCCCGAAGAAATCCGGATCGGAGAGGTCGTCCGGTTGATCGAACCAGATTTGGGGGTGGTCGCCTGTTTGAAAGACGAGCCAACCTCTTGCCCGTTTTTACCGCGCTGCGCCCTCAAAGGCGCTATGGCGAACGCTGCCGAAGCTTTTCTCGACAGCTTGAACGCACAGACCCTTGATACAATTCTGGCCGGAACCAAAAGAATTTAG
- a CDS encoding Crp/Fnr family transcriptional regulator, protein MAEIKDFLKNSFSLQGLAPDLARDLSRLARPMKLAAGAILFENGAPGNGCYAVLEGSLKVSILSIDGDEQLLAVLGPGDLVGELALLDGRPRSATVSALKDAQLAFIEKAGFERFADENPAVYRHMLSIVGKRLRQANDVLAARSFLPLPGRVAQTLLQLSETFGKPLDNGRVLIHYKLSQADIANMAGAARENVSRVLNDWKRAGTISRISGYYCLEQVEFLEQASTL, encoded by the coding sequence GTGGCGGAAATCAAGGATTTTCTTAAAAATAGCTTTTCCCTTCAAGGGCTTGCTCCTGATCTTGCGCGTGATCTATCGCGCCTTGCCCGGCCGATGAAATTGGCAGCCGGTGCGATATTGTTTGAAAATGGCGCGCCAGGAAACGGCTGTTACGCTGTTCTGGAGGGCTCTCTCAAGGTTTCAATTCTGTCCATTGACGGCGATGAACAATTGCTGGCCGTTCTGGGACCGGGTGATCTTGTAGGTGAACTGGCGCTTCTCGATGGCCGGCCACGGTCCGCAACGGTCAGTGCACTGAAAGACGCGCAGCTGGCGTTTATCGAAAAGGCTGGGTTTGAGCGGTTCGCCGACGAAAATCCCGCTGTTTACCGCCACATGCTGTCCATCGTCGGCAAGCGGCTCCGCCAGGCTAATGATGTACTTGCGGCAAGGTCGTTCCTTCCTTTGCCGGGCCGGGTGGCGCAGACCCTGCTGCAGCTATCTGAAACCTTTGGCAAACCGCTCGACAATGGCCGCGTTCTGATTCACTACAAACTCAGCCAGGCCGACATTGCCAATATGGCGGGTGCCGCGCGGGAGAATGTCAGCCGTGTGTTGAACGACTGGAAAAGAGCGGGCACGATCAGCCGGATTTCCGGCTACTACTGTCTGGAACAGGTCGAATTCCTGGAACAGGCATCCACGCTCTAA
- a CDS encoding ChbG/HpnK family deacetylase — MKRITLGALDYGLAFGVDRALRDLAEQGRISALGAMVATDLWPREFRPLMDTVQNSSARTLFGITLAFSGDRVAPVSSRMHQTYGDRMFSRSKLNRRALLRMLPDELLLEEAQAQLARYSVLMKRQPDFVAVREGMLERSAIARLVFKAISQAGFDRPPYIISPVGSGLKTLRLQRMAKRYNLKLLPKAAPLPPVSDREELQTLLHNHFDGMTDMSFVAAIPGRADDRLRRDEPKAKIAVRECQYDVLASDRFFHTLEKKDVFLN, encoded by the coding sequence ATGAAAAGAATTACACTTGGAGCACTTGATTACGGCCTGGCTTTCGGGGTCGACCGCGCCCTGCGGGATCTTGCCGAGCAAGGACGGATCAGTGCGCTTGGCGCGATGGTGGCGACCGACCTTTGGCCGCGCGAGTTCCGGCCACTCATGGATACGGTCCAAAACTCCAGTGCTCGCACGCTGTTCGGGATCACGCTTGCCTTTTCCGGTGACCGGGTCGCACCGGTAAGCAGCCGCATGCATCAGACCTATGGCGACCGGATGTTCTCCCGTTCAAAGTTGAACCGGCGGGCGTTGCTGCGGATGCTGCCGGATGAGCTGCTTCTGGAAGAAGCACAAGCGCAATTGGCCCGATATTCGGTTCTAATGAAGCGCCAGCCGGATTTTGTGGCCGTCAGAGAAGGCATGCTGGAACGCAGCGCAATCGCGCGCCTTGTTTTCAAGGCGATCAGTCAAGCCGGGTTCGACCGGCCGCCCTATATCATCTCACCGGTCGGCTCGGGGCTGAAAACCTTGCGCCTGCAACGTATGGCAAAGCGGTATAACCTGAAGCTCTTGCCCAAAGCGGCCCCGCTGCCTCCTGTGAGCGACCGGGAGGAATTGCAGACTTTGCTGCACAATCATTTCGACGGCATGACCGATATGAGTTTTGTCGCCGCCATTCCGGGACGTGCCGATGACCGCCTGCGGCGTGATGAACCAAAGGCAAAGATTGCTGTCCGCGAGTGCCAATATGATGTTCTGGCCAGCGACCGGTTCTTCCATACGCTTGAAAAGAAAGATGTCTTTTTGAACTGA
- a CDS encoding glycosyltransferase family 39 protein encodes MTTDPQTDDLPFYLRPTGLVLIVAAFTALKIFAASNAHFVEDEAYYRIWGLFPAMSYYDHPPMIGWWIAAGQALFGDTVFAVRAVVIFSGLIGSLALWRTAFILFDARTAGWAVLFLNTSLLVGIGGILATPDAPSVLFWGLSFWALAELVTSKNANWWLVIGLMAGCGLLSKYSVLFLGAGIVLWLLWVPEARRWLLSWQLWAGGLIAVLLFAPVLYWNHLHDWVSFYKQFGRAGSKDFTAKYIFEFLGALVGLLNPLIAVLAAMGAADLFKRFLAKDAVGSLIILTVLPFLIYLIYHSLHSRVQANWPAPLFPVFALMAAVFVADLQGRSKNWIKIAKVGAVLGAVVALVVQVHAVAPVTGQLARKDPTFQLRGWPAIGSDLRKIAAETNADFVLTSGYGLNGQIDFLLKEDLPVHQFTQRIRYIMAPSPQDAVFNGTGLYITEARRDQSDKLNAAFSSVQKVAVLRRLVKGVLLEELLVYELSGRQGAVLELVATK; translated from the coding sequence GTGACCACGGATCCTCAGACGGACGATTTGCCGTTTTACCTACGACCAACAGGCTTGGTCCTGATCGTTGCTGCGTTCACGGCTCTGAAAATCTTTGCCGCCAGCAATGCGCATTTCGTCGAGGACGAGGCCTATTACCGGATCTGGGGTCTTTTCCCTGCGATGAGCTATTACGATCATCCCCCGATGATCGGCTGGTGGATTGCCGCAGGGCAGGCCCTCTTTGGCGATACGGTTTTTGCCGTTCGTGCGGTGGTGATTTTTTCAGGACTGATTGGATCGTTGGCGCTTTGGCGGACGGCCTTCATCCTGTTCGATGCCCGCACGGCTGGATGGGCTGTTCTGTTTCTAAACACCAGTCTTTTGGTTGGGATCGGCGGCATTCTGGCGACACCGGATGCACCATCGGTCCTCTTTTGGGGTTTGAGTTTCTGGGCGCTTGCGGAATTGGTGACGTCCAAAAACGCCAACTGGTGGCTGGTGATCGGTTTGATGGCCGGCTGTGGCCTGTTGTCCAAATACTCGGTTCTGTTTCTCGGGGCCGGTATTGTCTTGTGGCTGCTCTGGGTGCCGGAGGCGCGCCGTTGGCTTTTGTCCTGGCAATTGTGGGCTGGTGGCCTGATTGCGGTGCTGCTGTTTGCGCCGGTGCTTTACTGGAACCATCTGCACGACTGGGTCAGCTTCTACAAGCAATTCGGCCGGGCGGGCAGTAAGGACTTTACCGCCAAATACATCTTTGAATTTCTCGGCGCTCTTGTCGGCCTGCTCAATCCGCTGATAGCGGTGTTGGCTGCTATGGGAGCGGCAGATCTGTTCAAGCGGTTCCTGGCCAAAGATGCCGTTGGTTCGCTGATCATTCTGACCGTGCTGCCGTTCCTGATTTATCTGATTTATCACTCGCTGCATTCCCGGGTTCAGGCCAATTGGCCAGCCCCCCTCTTCCCAGTCTTTGCGCTTATGGCGGCCGTGTTTGTGGCTGATCTGCAAGGGCGTTCAAAGAACTGGATCAAAATAGCCAAGGTAGGCGCGGTGCTAGGCGCGGTGGTCGCCCTTGTTGTCCAGGTGCACGCCGTCGCACCGGTTACCGGGCAGCTGGCCCGCAAAGACCCGACTTTCCAATTGCGTGGGTGGCCCGCAATCGGTTCGGACTTGCGCAAGATCGCGGCGGAGACAAATGCAGACTTCGTTTTGACCTCCGGCTATGGCCTCAATGGTCAGATCGATTTTCTTTTAAAAGAGGATCTTCCGGTGCATCAGTTCACCCAACGGATCCGTTACATTATGGCACCATCGCCACAAGACGCGGTATTCAATGGCACGGGCCTCTACATCACAGAAGCGCGCCGGGACCAGTCGGACAAGTTAAACGCCGCTTTTTCCTCTGTTCAAAAAGTGGCTGTTCTCCGGCGTCTGGTCAAAGGCGTCTTGCTTGAAGAGTTGCTGGTTTATGAGCTTTCAGGCCGCCAGGGCGCAGTTCTGGAGCTGGTTGCAACAAAATAA
- a CDS encoding glycosyltransferase family 2 protein: protein MAGAAAAVQPLESSLLPAELSVILPSFNEADNIPILVGLLDKALAGIAWEAIVVDDNSPDGTTEVARKIAHGDPRVRVIRRIGRRGLSGACIEGMLASSAPFVAVMDADLQHDETLLPKMLAAIKADDTDLVVASRKVEGGTVGEGLSKIRAWGSNIANGLAQKLLNVTLTDPMSGFFMVRREKAEELAPRLSPQGFKILLDLVSSANGTLKIKELPFTFRERQHGESKLDTLVTLDYFGLLLAKYFGDIVSVRFLMFGLVGASGLLVHLVALRVFLLSDMSFNLSQTAASFVAMTSNFFLNNQLTYRDRRLRGFGALIGLLTFYAVCSVGVLANVGVANLIYADPSFWLFAGAAGAVMGAVWNYAASSALTWRKN, encoded by the coding sequence ATGGCCGGAGCAGCGGCCGCAGTACAGCCGCTGGAAAGCAGTCTGCTGCCTGCCGAGTTGAGCGTCATCCTGCCCAGTTTTAACGAAGCGGATAACATTCCGATCCTGGTCGGGCTTCTTGATAAGGCGCTGGCCGGGATCGCCTGGGAAGCCATCGTTGTCGACGACAATTCCCCGGACGGCACCACGGAAGTCGCCCGCAAAATCGCACACGGCGATCCGCGCGTCCGGGTGATCCGGCGGATTGGACGCCGCGGTCTGTCCGGGGCCTGTATTGAAGGCATGCTGGCCTCTTCTGCACCCTTTGTTGCCGTGATGGATGCCGATTTGCAGCACGACGAAACGCTGCTTCCAAAAATGCTCGCCGCCATCAAGGCGGATGACACAGACCTGGTCGTCGCCAGCCGGAAGGTTGAAGGCGGCACCGTGGGCGAGGGACTATCGAAAATCCGCGCCTGGGGGTCAAACATTGCCAATGGCCTGGCGCAGAAACTTTTGAACGTCACGCTGACAGATCCGATGAGCGGCTTTTTCATGGTCCGGCGTGAAAAGGCCGAAGAACTGGCGCCAAGGCTGTCGCCGCAGGGTTTCAAGATTCTGCTGGATCTGGTGTCTTCTGCCAATGGCACGCTGAAGATCAAAGAACTGCCGTTCACCTTCCGCGAGCGCCAGCACGGCGAAAGCAAACTCGATACGCTGGTGACCCTGGATTATTTCGGCCTGCTGCTGGCGAAGTATTTCGGCGACATCGTCTCTGTCCGCTTCCTGATGTTCGGCTTGGTTGGCGCCAGCGGCCTTTTGGTGCATCTGGTGGCACTGCGTGTGTTCCTGCTCAGCGACATGAGTTTTAACCTGTCGCAGACGGCTGCCTCTTTTGTGGCGATGACGTCGAACTTCTTCCTCAACAACCAGCTGACTTACCGCGACCGGCGCTTGCGCGGCTTTGGAGCCCTGATCGGCCTTCTGACCTTCTATGCGGTCTGTTCCGTTGGCGTTCTGGCGAATGTCGGTGTGGCCAACCTGATCTATGCGGATCCTTCCTTCTGGCTGTTTGCCGGTGCTGCAGGCGCGGTCATGGGTGCGGTCTGGAACTATGCAGCCAGCTCTGCGCTCACTTGGCGGAAGAACTGA